One segment of Streptomyces bathyalis DNA contains the following:
- a CDS encoding magnesium transporter MgtE N-terminal domain-containing protein: MAAGSSRVFVSHLSGVAVFDPNGDQVGRVRDVVVMLRGQPAAEVDGPRRDRPPSVLGLVVEVVSRRRVFLPMTRVTGVESGQVITTGVVNMRRFEQRPSETLVLGELLDRQVVLVETGEEVTVLDVGIQQLPARRDWQIDKVFVRRGRRGKGGALRRRGETLTVEWSAVTGFSVTEKEQGAATLLATFERMRPADIANTVHHLSAKRRVEVAAALDDDRLADVLEELPTDDQVELLDELSDERAADVLEAMDPDDAADLLSELAEHDKERLLQLMRPQDAAPVRRLLSYEEGTAGNMMTTEPIVLQPDDTVALALARVRNADLSAPLAAQVFVCRPPDETPTGKYLGLVHFQRLLRDPPFTLVGSIVDTDLRPLPPETTLPAVSSYLATYNIVAAPVVDDGGHLLGAVTVDDVLDHLLPDDWREEAAQRLPGAGGPRAEGVARHGG, encoded by the coding sequence ATGGCCGCAGGCTCCTCCCGGGTCTTCGTGTCGCACCTGTCGGGCGTCGCCGTCTTCGATCCCAACGGCGACCAGGTGGGACGGGTGCGCGACGTCGTCGTGATGCTGCGCGGACAGCCCGCGGCGGAGGTCGACGGCCCGCGGCGCGACCGGCCGCCGAGCGTGCTGGGGCTCGTGGTCGAAGTGGTCAGCAGACGGCGGGTATTCCTGCCCATGACCCGTGTCACAGGTGTGGAGTCCGGCCAGGTCATCACCACGGGAGTGGTGAACATGCGCCGCTTCGAGCAGCGCCCCTCCGAGACCCTGGTCCTCGGGGAACTGCTGGACCGTCAGGTGGTGCTGGTGGAGACCGGCGAGGAGGTCACTGTCCTCGACGTCGGGATTCAGCAGCTCCCGGCACGCCGCGACTGGCAGATCGACAAGGTGTTCGTGCGGCGCGGACGCCGCGGCAAGGGCGGCGCGCTCCGGCGGCGCGGCGAGACGCTGACCGTCGAGTGGTCGGCCGTCACCGGTTTCTCCGTGACGGAGAAGGAGCAGGGCGCCGCCACGCTGCTCGCCACCTTCGAGCGCATGCGGCCCGCGGACATCGCCAACACCGTCCACCACCTCTCGGCGAAGCGCCGGGTGGAGGTCGCGGCCGCACTCGACGACGACCGGCTCGCCGACGTGCTGGAGGAACTGCCCACCGACGACCAGGTCGAGCTCCTCGACGAGCTGTCCGACGAGCGTGCCGCGGACGTACTCGAGGCTATGGACCCCGACGACGCCGCCGATCTCCTCTCCGAGCTCGCCGAGCACGACAAGGAGCGGCTGCTCCAGCTGATGCGGCCCCAGGACGCGGCCCCCGTACGGCGGTTGCTGTCGTACGAGGAGGGCACCGCCGGCAACATGATGACGACGGAGCCCATCGTGCTCCAGCCGGACGACACCGTCGCGCTGGCGCTCGCGCGGGTACGCAACGCCGACCTGTCCGCCCCACTGGCCGCGCAGGTCTTCGTCTGCCGTCCGCCCGACGAGACCCCCACGGGGAAGTACCTGGGGCTCGTCCACTTCCAGAGGCTGCTGCGGGACCCGCCGTTCACGCTCGTCGGCTCGATCGTCGACACCGATCTGCGTCCGCTGCCGCCGGAGACGACGCTGCCTGCGGTGAGCAGCTACCTCGCGACGTACAACATCGTGGCGGCGCCCGTCGTCGACGACGGCGGCCATCTGCTGGGCGCCGTCACGGTCGATGACGTCCTGGACCATCTGCTGCCGGACGACTGGCGTGAGGAGGCCGCACAGCGGCTACCCGGCGCCGGTGGACCGCGAGCGGAGGGGGTCGCACGGCATGGCGGCTGA
- a CDS encoding DUF1003 domain-containing protein: MAAERDRDRIRDREKARGRDRERDRGREGLRERERDREREEARERERDRERSTRGRLDVPRAPRRRLLPEYDPDAFGRLSEEIARFLGTGRFIVWMTFVVIVWIAWNVLLPAPLRFDEYPFIFLTLALSLQASYAAPLILLAQNRQDDRDRVNLEQDRKQNERSIADTEFLTREIASLRMGLGEVATRDWIRSELQELVKDLEQTGHMERTAERTGSRGGGTPDGG, from the coding sequence ATGGCGGCTGAACGGGACAGGGACCGGATCCGGGACCGCGAGAAGGCGCGCGGCCGCGACCGTGAGCGGGACCGGGGACGCGAGGGTCTCCGTGAGCGCGAGAGGGACCGGGAACGCGAAGAGGCCCGTGAACGCGAGCGGGACCGTGAGCGCAGCACGCGCGGCCGGCTGGACGTGCCGCGGGCCCCGCGGCGCCGGCTGCTGCCGGAGTACGACCCCGACGCCTTCGGGCGGCTGTCGGAGGAGATCGCGCGCTTCCTGGGCACGGGCCGGTTCATCGTCTGGATGACGTTCGTCGTCATCGTCTGGATCGCGTGGAACGTGCTGTTGCCGGCGCCGCTGCGCTTCGACGAGTACCCCTTCATCTTTCTGACCCTCGCCCTCTCGCTGCAGGCGTCGTACGCGGCGCCGCTGATCCTGCTCGCGCAGAACAGGCAGGACGACCGCGACCGGGTCAATCTGGAGCAGGACCGCAAACAGAACGAGCGCAGCATCGCCGACACCGAGTTCCTCACCCGCGAGATCGCCTCGCTCCGCATGGGCCTCGGCGAGGTGGCCACCCGCGACTGGATCCGCTCCGAACTCCAGGAACTGGTCAAGGACCTGGAGCAGACGGGGCACATGGAGCGCACCGCCGAGAGGACCGGCAGCCGTGGCGGAGGCACGCCGGACGGTGGGTGA
- a CDS encoding Mrp/NBP35 family ATP-binding protein translates to MATDTPPESVREGDPSATPPTEDAVRAALATVDDPEIHRPITDLGMVKSIGIAADGAVDVGIYLTVSGCPLRETITSNVTEAVQGVEGVTRVSVELDVMSDEQRRELASSLRGGKAEREVPFAQPSSLTRVYCVASGKGGVGKSSVTVNLAAALAAEGQKVGVVDADIYGHSVPRMLGTDGRPTQVEDMIMPPSAHGVKVISIGMFTPGNSPVVWRGPMLHRALQQFLADVFWGDLDVLLLDLPPGTGDIAISVAQLVPNAEILVVTTPQQAAAEVAERAGSIAVQTHQKIIGVIENMSGMPCPHCDEMVDVFGTGGGRRVAQGLTKTTGTDVPVLGAIPIDLRLREGGDEGKPVVLSDPDSPAGSELRAVASKIAARQRGLSGMSLGLTPTNKF, encoded by the coding sequence ATGGCTACCGACACTCCCCCAGAGTCCGTGCGGGAGGGGGATCCCTCTGCGACCCCTCCCACCGAGGACGCAGTTCGTGCCGCGCTCGCGACCGTCGACGACCCTGAGATCCACCGGCCGATCACCGACCTCGGCATGGTGAAGTCCATCGGTATCGCGGCCGACGGCGCCGTCGACGTCGGGATCTATCTGACGGTTTCCGGCTGCCCGCTGCGCGAGACGATCACCTCCAACGTGACCGAGGCGGTCCAGGGTGTCGAGGGCGTCACACGCGTCTCCGTCGAGCTCGACGTGATGAGCGACGAGCAGCGCCGTGAGCTGGCCTCCTCCCTGCGAGGCGGCAAGGCCGAACGTGAAGTGCCCTTCGCCCAGCCCAGTTCGCTGACCCGCGTCTACTGCGTGGCCTCCGGCAAGGGCGGCGTGGGCAAGTCGTCGGTGACCGTCAACCTGGCCGCCGCGCTCGCCGCCGAGGGCCAGAAGGTCGGCGTGGTCGATGCGGACATCTACGGACATTCCGTACCGCGGATGCTCGGCACCGACGGCCGGCCGACGCAGGTCGAGGACATGATCATGCCGCCGTCCGCACACGGGGTGAAGGTCATCTCGATCGGCATGTTCACGCCCGGCAACTCCCCCGTGGTGTGGCGGGGCCCGATGCTCCACCGCGCACTCCAGCAGTTCCTCGCGGACGTCTTCTGGGGCGACCTCGACGTGCTGCTGCTCGACCTGCCGCCCGGCACGGGCGACATCGCCATCTCCGTCGCCCAGCTCGTGCCCAACGCCGAGATCCTGGTCGTGACGACTCCGCAGCAGGCCGCCGCGGAGGTCGCGGAGCGCGCCGGTTCCATCGCGGTGCAGACGCACCAGAAGATCATCGGCGTCATCGAGAACATGTCGGGCATGCCCTGCCCGCACTGCGACGAGATGGTCGACGTCTTCGGCACCGGCGGCGGCCGGCGCGTCGCCCAGGGGCTCACCAAGACGACCGGCACCGACGTGCCGGTGCTGGGTGCCATCCCCATCGACCTGCGGCTGCGCGAGGGCGGCGACGAGGGCAAGCCGGTCGTGCTCAGCGACCCCGACTCGCCCGCCGGTTCGGAACTGCGCGCGGTGGCCTCGAAGATCGCCGCACGTCAGCGGGGGCTTTCGGGCATGTCGCTGGGTCTGACGCCGACCAACAAGTTCTGA
- a CDS encoding sec-independent translocase, whose protein sequence is MFFDIGPLELVALVILAVLVFGPEKLPKVIQDVAGFIRKVRQFSDNARDDIRSELGPEFKDFDFQDLNPKTFARKHLLDGDDLGLKEIRSSLDFRDDMADVTDAVNGTESVGARGRSSGGGSRTSLSKGGAATDLDASDPLSKESRRERPKDEPPPFDADAT, encoded by the coding sequence GTGTTCTTCGACATAGGACCCCTAGAGCTGGTCGCGCTCGTCATCCTCGCGGTCCTCGTCTTCGGTCCCGAGAAACTGCCGAAGGTGATCCAGGACGTGGCCGGTTTCATCCGGAAGGTGCGCCAGTTCTCCGACAACGCCAGGGACGACATCCGCTCCGAGCTGGGGCCCGAGTTCAAGGACTTCGACTTCCAGGATCTGAATCCGAAGACCTTCGCCCGCAAGCACCTGCTCGACGGCGACGACCTGGGCCTCAAGGAGATCCGCAGCAGCCTGGACTTCCGTGACGACATGGCCGACGTCACAGACGCGGTCAACGGCACCGAGAGCGTCGGTGCGCGCGGCAGGAGCAGCGGCGGCGGAAGCCGTACGAGCCTGAGCAAGGGCGGCGCGGCCACGGACCTGGACGCCTCCGACCCGCTCAGCAAGGAGAGCCGGCGGGAGCGCCCGAAGGATGAACCGCCGCCGTTCGACGCCGACGCGACCTGA
- a CDS encoding zf-HC2 domain-containing protein, which translates to MSGAGMGGRAPQPERDLTPAELHLGDRLAALIDGELGHDARERVLSHLATCGGCKAEADAQRRVKNVFADTAPPPPSDGLLARLQGLPACGPGDGPDDGLPSGSGGIGGGKSAGGLSGTAAQMTRAESGGALWALEQLRGGRGGSALTPSRGFRIHEMERLSSRGRRFAFAAAGAVSLAALALAGGVGSSTAGSGPSIAKGDSGTAAASSVRTASSGGSSDRERRRRDASAAHSAVSGTVLSATATSGDSSGAALKAGRGAGFQRGAPWAAPTAPPEEGERVGAGPRPLLREAYFSSGTMWPARASGALGPHGYGAEAYAGLPADTFPGGAIRQGREGATDPVTTAAPQQR; encoded by the coding sequence GTGAGTGGCGCAGGCATGGGTGGCAGAGCTCCGCAGCCGGAGAGAGACCTCACTCCGGCCGAGCTGCATCTCGGTGACCGTCTCGCGGCGTTGATCGACGGCGAGCTCGGGCATGACGCACGCGAACGTGTGCTGTCGCACCTGGCGACCTGCGGCGGCTGCAAGGCGGAGGCCGACGCGCAGCGCCGCGTGAAGAACGTCTTCGCGGACACCGCGCCCCCGCCCCCTTCGGACGGTCTGCTGGCGCGGCTCCAGGGCTTGCCTGCCTGCGGGCCCGGCGACGGCCCGGACGACGGGCTGCCGTCGGGTTCCGGCGGCATCGGCGGAGGCAAATCCGCCGGCGGCCTCTCCGGCACGGCCGCGCAGATGACACGTGCCGAGTCCGGCGGCGCCCTGTGGGCCCTCGAGCAGCTTCGCGGCGGCCGGGGCGGCAGCGCCCTCACGCCCAGCCGCGGCTTCCGGATACACGAGATGGAGCGGCTCTCCTCGCGTGGCCGCCGCTTCGCCTTCGCGGCGGCAGGCGCGGTCTCGCTGGCGGCCCTCGCCCTCGCGGGCGGCGTGGGCTCCAGCACGGCCGGCAGTGGCCCCTCCATCGCCAAGGGCGACAGCGGCACGGCCGCTGCCAGCTCCGTACGTACGGCCTCCTCGGGCGGCAGCAGCGACCGCGAGCGCCGCCGCCGGGACGCGAGCGCGGCGCACAGCGCAGTGAGCGGCACGGTCTTGAGCGCGACCGCGACCTCCGGTGACAGCAGTGGTGCGGCACTCAAGGCGGGGCGCGGCGCGGGATTCCAGCGAGGCGCTCCCTGGGCGGCGCCCACGGCGCCGCCGGAGGAGGGTGAGCGCGTCGGCGCCGGCCCTCGTCCGCTGCTGCGCGAGGCCTACTTCTCCTCCGGGACGATGTGGCCCGCCCGGGCCTCCGGGGCGCTGGGCCCCCATGGATACGGCGCCGAGGCGTATGCGGGGCTTCCCGCGGACACGTTCCCGGGCGGCGCGATCCGCCAGGGCCGCGAGGGTGCGACCGACCCGGTCACCACGGCGGCTCCGCAGCAGCGCTGA
- the sigE gene encoding RNA polymerase sigma factor SigE, which produces MVGIPLDTTRADRGGAAAVRDRGMLRRFRRSADEPKSVTDTADQVRPAESATTATFDTDAENQAWTPPSWEEIVSTHSARVYRLAYRLTGNQHDAEDLTQEVFVRVFRSLSTYTPGTFEGWLHRITTNLFLDTVRRKQRIRFDALAEDAAERLPSREPTPQQHFNDTHFDADVQQALDTLAPEFRAAVVLCDIEGLSYEEIAATLGVKLGTVRSRIHRGRSQLRKALQHRSPEARAEQQRSLSAAAPAVGSGEVGAA; this is translated from the coding sequence ATGGTTGGGATTCCACTGGACACCACCAGAGCCGACAGGGGAGGTGCGGCTGCTGTCCGGGACCGTGGAATGCTCCGGCGTTTTCGCAGGTCGGCGGACGAGCCGAAATCCGTGACAGACACCGCTGACCAGGTCCGCCCCGCCGAATCCGCGACGACGGCGACGTTCGACACCGATGCGGAGAACCAGGCGTGGACCCCTCCTTCCTGGGAGGAGATCGTCAGCACGCACAGTGCGCGCGTCTACCGCCTCGCCTACCGCCTGACCGGTAACCAGCACGACGCCGAAGATCTCACTCAGGAGGTCTTCGTCCGCGTCTTCCGTTCCCTGTCCACGTACACGCCCGGCACGTTCGAGGGCTGGCTGCACCGCATCACCACGAACCTCTTCCTCGACACGGTGCGCCGCAAGCAGCGCATCCGCTTCGACGCGCTCGCCGAGGACGCCGCAGAGCGCCTTCCCAGCCGTGAGCCGACGCCGCAGCAGCACTTCAACGACACCCACTTCGACGCCGACGTCCAGCAGGCGCTTGACACTCTGGCGCCGGAGTTCCGTGCCGCCGTGGTGCTCTGCGACATCGAGGGACTTTCGTACGAGGAGATCGCTGCCACGCTCGGCGTGAAGCTGGGCACCGTGCGCAGCCGCATCCACCGGGGGCGTTCGCAGCTGCGCAAGGCTCTGCAGCACCGTTCGCCCGAGGCACGCGCGGAGCAGCAGCGTTCCCTGAGTGCAGCCGCTCCCGCCGTAGGGAGTGGGGAGGTAGGTGCCGCGTGA
- a CDS encoding O-methyltransferase: MRGGRGQERAITGNRQSSWAFADAYGAELVDDAENAALRWARERAQQAGVRAVSPATGATLRLLAAAAGAKAVAEIGTGTGVSGIHLMAGMRQDGVLTTVDTDPEQQQFARQAFRAAGFAGNRARFIPGSALDVLPRLADRGYDLVFCDGDRSECLEYFAEALRLLRPGGLVCFEGVFANGRTVDSSAQPAEVRKLRELLGAVRESTELVPSLLPVGDGLLCAVKREQ, from the coding sequence TTGCGTGGAGGACGGGGACAGGAGAGGGCCATTACCGGCAACCGGCAGTCGAGCTGGGCGTTCGCCGATGCCTACGGCGCCGAGCTCGTCGACGACGCCGAGAACGCGGCGCTGCGCTGGGCCCGTGAGCGGGCTCAGCAGGCGGGCGTGCGCGCGGTGTCCCCCGCCACCGGTGCCACGCTGCGTCTGCTGGCCGCTGCCGCGGGTGCCAAGGCGGTGGCCGAGATCGGCACCGGGACCGGCGTCTCCGGCATCCATCTGATGGCCGGGATGCGGCAGGACGGCGTTCTCACGACGGTGGACACCGACCCCGAGCAGCAGCAGTTCGCGCGGCAGGCCTTCCGTGCCGCCGGCTTCGCCGGGAACCGGGCGCGGTTCATTCCGGGCTCCGCCCTCGACGTGCTGCCGCGCCTCGCCGACCGCGGCTACGACCTGGTCTTCTGCGACGGGGACCGCTCGGAGTGCCTGGAGTACTTCGCCGAGGCGCTGCGTCTGCTGCGGCCCGGCGGCCTCGTCTGCTTCGAAGGCGTCTTCGCCAACGGCCGCACCGTCGACTCCAGCGCCCAGCCCGCCGAGGTGCGCAAGCTGCGCGAACTGCTCGGCGCCGTACGGGAGAGCACCGAGCTCGTGCCGTCGCTGCTGCCCGTGGGAGACGGACTGCTCTGCGCGGTCAAGCGCGAGCAGTGA
- a CDS encoding DUF3117 domain-containing protein → MAAMKPRTGDGPLEVTKEGRGIVMRVPLEGGGRLVVELTPDEATALGEELKKVCG, encoded by the coding sequence ATGGCGGCCATGAAGCCGCGGACGGGTGACGGCCCGCTCGAGGTGACCAAGGAGGGGCGGGGCATCGTCATGCGCGTTCCGCTCGAAGGCGGTGGGCGACTCGTCGTCGAGCTGACCCCGGATGAGGCGACTGCGCTCGGTGAGGAGCTCAAGAAAGTCTGCGGCTGA
- a CDS encoding enoyl-CoA hydratase-related protein: MSDTVLYDVTEGLATVTLNRPDAMNALNNELKSALRDTLRKAAEDEDVRAVLLTGNGRAFCVGQDLKEHIGALQEGGGNALSTVEDHYNPITLAIAGMPKPVVVAVNGVAAGAGAGFAFAADYRLLAESAAFNTSFAGIALTADSGISWTLPRLVGPGRAADLLLFPRSVRSGEALELGLAHRVVPDGELAEQAGTVARELAQGPTRAYAAIKESLAFGAGHSLAETLEKEAELQVRAGASKDHQAAVEAFVKKEKPRFTGQ; the protein is encoded by the coding sequence ATGTCGGACACCGTGCTCTATGACGTGACCGAGGGTCTCGCGACGGTCACCCTCAACCGCCCTGATGCGATGAACGCGCTCAACAACGAGCTGAAATCGGCACTGCGCGACACCCTCCGCAAGGCCGCCGAGGACGAGGACGTCAGGGCCGTACTCCTCACCGGGAACGGACGCGCGTTCTGCGTGGGCCAGGATCTGAAGGAACACATCGGCGCTCTGCAGGAGGGCGGGGGCAACGCCCTCAGCACGGTCGAAGACCATTACAACCCCATCACGCTCGCCATCGCGGGGATGCCGAAGCCGGTCGTGGTGGCCGTCAACGGGGTCGCCGCGGGCGCGGGCGCCGGGTTCGCCTTCGCAGCCGACTACCGCCTGCTCGCCGAGTCCGCGGCCTTCAACACCTCCTTCGCCGGGATCGCGCTGACCGCCGACTCGGGGATCTCCTGGACGCTGCCCCGCCTCGTCGGTCCCGGGCGGGCGGCCGACCTGCTGCTCTTCCCGCGGAGCGTGCGCTCCGGTGAAGCGCTCGAACTCGGCCTGGCGCACAGGGTCGTGCCGGACGGCGAACTCGCCGAGCAGGCCGGGACTGTGGCACGCGAGCTGGCCCAGGGGCCGACCCGCGCATACGCGGCCATCAAGGAGTCGCTGGCCTTCGGCGCAGGGCACTCGCTGGCCGAGACGCTGGAGAAGGAGGCCGAACTCCAGGTGCGCGCCGGGGCCTCGAAGGACCACCAGGCCGCGGTCGAGGCGTTCGTGAAGAAGGAGAAGCCGCGCTTCACCGGGCAGTGA
- a CDS encoding DNA-3-methyladenine glycosylase I: MAVEGGAQPGRDGVLRCPWGLSADDYVEYHDTEWGRPVHGDDSLFERLCLEAFQSGLSWLTILRRREGFRAAFAGFHIAKVAAFTAEDEERLLGDTGIIRNRAKIRAAVANAQVAASLGEGELDALIWSFAPDPERRSAPRTHGEIPAVTPESTALAKDLKKRGFRFVGPTTAYAMMQACGLVNDHLADCWARDEMGAGAG, from the coding sequence ATGGCCGTTGAGGGAGGCGCGCAGCCGGGCCGCGACGGGGTGCTGCGCTGCCCGTGGGGGCTGTCCGCCGACGACTACGTCGAGTACCACGACACCGAGTGGGGCCGCCCCGTCCACGGTGACGACTCCCTCTTCGAGCGGCTGTGTCTCGAGGCGTTCCAGTCCGGTCTGTCGTGGCTGACGATCCTGCGCCGCCGCGAGGGCTTCCGCGCGGCCTTCGCGGGCTTCCACATCGCGAAGGTGGCGGCCTTCACGGCGGAGGACGAGGAGCGGCTGCTCGGCGATACCGGCATCATCCGCAACCGCGCGAAGATCCGGGCTGCCGTCGCCAACGCGCAGGTCGCGGCCTCGCTCGGCGAGGGCGAACTGGATGCGCTGATCTGGTCGTTCGCCCCCGACCCGGAACGGCGCTCGGCACCGCGTACGCACGGCGAGATCCCCGCCGTCACACCGGAGTCGACAGCCCTGGCGAAGGACCTGAAGAAGCGCGGCTTCCGCTTCGTCGGCCCCACCACGGCGTACGCAATGATGCAGGCGTGCGGCCTTGTCAACGATCACCTGGCCGACTGCTGGGCGCGGGACGAGATGGGAGCCGGCGCCGGCTGA
- a CDS encoding DivIVA domain-containing protein, with product MFWFLLISLAVVVAAVTLAVVGSSGDGRGGAVTGGLRDAPPDQLDEPLPAGRPVSRLDVDGLRLPVTARGYRMQQVDDVLDRLGAELAERDARIAELESALAGAQAAAMGRGDPGVGRGPGATGGGGPGGSGDFGDYGTGNFVQEVQERPDGR from the coding sequence GTGTTCTGGTTCCTGCTGATCTCGCTTGCCGTGGTCGTCGCCGCGGTCACGCTCGCCGTGGTGGGCAGTTCCGGGGACGGTCGGGGCGGCGCCGTCACCGGCGGCCTCAGGGACGCCCCGCCCGATCAGCTCGACGAGCCGCTGCCGGCGGGCCGTCCCGTCAGCCGGCTGGACGTGGACGGGCTGCGGCTGCCGGTCACGGCGAGGGGATACCGGATGCAGCAGGTCGACGACGTGCTGGACAGGCTCGGGGCCGAGCTGGCCGAGCGCGACGCCCGCATCGCGGAGCTGGAGTCGGCGCTGGCGGGCGCCCAGGCGGCGGCGATGGGGCGCGGGGACCCGGGCGTCGGCCGGGGGCCTGGCGCCACGGGCGGCGGCGGTCCCGGCGGCAGCGGCGATTTCGGCGATTACGGTACGGGGAATTTCGTGCAGGAAGTGCAGGAGCGGCCCGATGGCCGTTGA
- the folP gene encoding dihydropteroate synthase: MLRLGTREFGPHEMVIMAIVNRTPDSFYDRGATFLDEPALERVEKAVAEGADIIDIGGVKAGPGEEVSAEEEARRTVGFVAEVRRRHPDVVISVDTWRHEVGEAVCAAGADLINDAWGGVDPALAEVAARHGVGLVCTHAGGAEPRTRPHRVSYDGEGGVMADILRVTLGLAERAVALGVPRDAVLIDPGHDFGKSTRHSLEATRGLEEMTRSGWPVLVSLSNKDFVGETLDVSLQGRLTGTLATTAISAWLGARVYRVHEVAETRQVLEMVASIAGHRPPAVARRGLA, from the coding sequence ATGCTGCGCCTGGGGACACGCGAATTCGGTCCGCACGAGATGGTGATCATGGCCATCGTGAACCGGACGCCGGACTCCTTCTACGACCGTGGTGCCACCTTCCTCGACGAGCCCGCGCTGGAGCGGGTCGAGAAGGCAGTGGCCGAGGGCGCGGACATCATCGACATCGGCGGCGTGAAGGCCGGACCCGGCGAGGAGGTGTCGGCCGAGGAGGAGGCGCGGCGCACCGTCGGCTTCGTGGCCGAGGTCCGCCGCCGCCATCCGGACGTCGTCATCAGCGTGGACACCTGGCGCCACGAGGTCGGCGAGGCGGTGTGCGCCGCCGGTGCGGATCTGATCAACGACGCCTGGGGCGGGGTCGATCCGGCGCTCGCCGAGGTCGCCGCCCGGCACGGAGTCGGCCTGGTGTGCACGCACGCGGGAGGCGCCGAGCCGCGCACGCGTCCGCACCGGGTCAGCTACGACGGCGAGGGCGGCGTGATGGCCGACATCCTGCGCGTGACGCTGGGCCTGGCCGAGCGTGCCGTCGCTCTGGGAGTGCCCAGGGACGCCGTCCTCATCGACCCCGGGCACGACTTCGGCAAGTCCACGCGGCACTCGCTCGAAGCCACCCGCGGGCTGGAGGAGATGACGCGCAGCGGCTGGCCGGTGCTCGTGTCGCTGTCCAACAAGGACTTCGTGGGCGAGACGCTCGATGTGTCCCTGCAGGGGCGGCTGACGGGCACCCTCGCCACCACCGCGATCTCGGCCTGGCTCGGTGCGCGCGTCTACCGTGTCCACGAGGTCGCGGAGACGCGTCAGGTACTGGAGATGGTCGCGTCGATCGCGGGGCACCGGCCGCCCGCCGTGGCGCGGCGCGGGCTCGCCTGA
- a CDS encoding TIGR00730 family Rossman fold protein codes for MTSTERDRARKPREQRLGPVVRRRKQMQAETTDQRLLDTTGPSDWVHQDPWRVMRIQSEFVEGFGALAELGPAISVFGSARTPVDSPEYEAGVRIGAALTEAGFGVITGGGPGAMEAANKGALEAGGTSVGLGIELPFEQGLNPYVDIGVNFRYFFVRKTMFVKYAQGFVVLPGGLGTMDELFEAMTLVQTKKVTRFPIVLFGSGYWQGLVDWLHGSVVAQGKASARDVELFHVTDDIEEAVAVVTKEAG; via the coding sequence ATGACCAGCACGGAGCGGGACCGAGCACGGAAGCCGCGCGAGCAGCGTCTCGGTCCGGTGGTGCGCCGCCGCAAGCAGATGCAGGCCGAGACGACCGACCAGCGGCTGCTGGACACCACCGGACCTTCGGACTGGGTGCACCAGGACCCGTGGCGGGTGATGCGCATCCAGTCGGAGTTCGTGGAGGGCTTCGGTGCCCTCGCGGAACTCGGCCCCGCCATCAGCGTCTTCGGGTCCGCCCGTACGCCGGTCGACTCGCCGGAGTACGAAGCGGGCGTGCGGATCGGGGCCGCGCTGACCGAGGCCGGCTTCGGCGTGATCACCGGCGGCGGCCCGGGCGCGATGGAGGCCGCCAACAAGGGAGCGCTCGAGGCGGGCGGGACCTCCGTCGGACTCGGCATCGAGCTGCCCTTCGAGCAGGGCCTCAACCCCTACGTCGACATCGGCGTGAACTTCCGCTACTTCTTCGTGCGCAAGACGATGTTCGTGAAGTACGCGCAGGGTTTCGTCGTCCTGCCCGGCGGGCTCGGGACGATGGACGAGCTGTTCGAGGCGATGACCCTCGTGCAGACCAAGAAGGTCACGCGCTTCCCCATCGTTCTCTTCGGCAGCGGCTACTGGCAGGGCCTCGTGGACTGGCTGCACGGGTCGGTCGTCGCACAGGGCAAGGCGTCCGCGCGCGATGTCGAGCTCTTCCACGTCACGGACGACATCGAGGAGGCCGTCGCCGTCGTCACCAAGGAAGCCGGCTGA